In Nitrospirota bacterium, a genomic segment contains:
- the queC gene encoding 7-cyano-7-deazaguanine synthase QueC, which translates to MNLNKVVILVSGGLDSTTVLAISKEKGEKIHALSFDYGQRHAIELESAKKITAYYKVSHKIITIDLRQIGGSALTDDIAVPKDRNVTEMSAAIPITYVPGRNTIFLSFAMAFAEITSSQAVYIGANVLDYSGYPDCRPDYLKAFEQMANLALATKEKNIPPLEIRTPLLYMTKGEIVKKGKALNIPFHLTHSCYDPLPTGESCGRCDSCLLRKKGFSEAGMSDPVSYAN; encoded by the coding sequence ATGAATTTAAATAAAGTCGTTATTTTGGTCAGCGGAGGGTTAGATTCCACCACCGTTCTGGCGATTTCAAAAGAAAAGGGAGAGAAAATCCACGCCTTAAGCTTTGATTATGGCCAGAGACACGCCATTGAACTTGAGAGCGCAAAGAAAATCACGGCGTATTACAAAGTCTCCCATAAAATCATTACAATTGACTTGAGGCAGATCGGAGGATCTGCGCTGACCGATGATATTGCGGTTCCCAAGGACAGAAATGTCACCGAAATGTCTGCCGCCATCCCGATTACCTATGTCCCTGGACGGAATACGATCTTTCTTTCATTCGCCATGGCTTTTGCCGAGATAACGTCAAGTCAGGCTGTTTATATCGGGGCAAATGTTCTTGATTACAGCGGTTACCCCGATTGTAGACCTGACTATTTAAAAGCTTTTGAACAGATGGCAAACCTTGCTCTGGCCACCAAAGAAAAAAATATCCCTCCGCTTGAAATCCGGACGCCGCTTCTTTATATGACAAAAGGGGAAATTGTAAAAAAAGGGAAAGCATTAAATATCCCCTTTCATCTCACCCATAGTTGTTATGATCCCTTGCCGACAGGGGAGAGTTGCGGAAGGTGCGATAGCTGTCTTTTAAGAAAAAAAGGTTTTTCTGAAGCGGGGATGTCAGACCCGGTTTCTTATGCAAATTAA
- a CDS encoding AbrB/MazE/SpoVT family DNA-binding domain-containing protein has protein sequence MESVHVTSKGQLVVPSRLRKKYGIKPGTKVCFIERDNEILFQPVTPEYIRSVCGILKSNTSVTQELLKERAKDKEKEKEKY, from the coding sequence TTGGAATCTGTTCATGTAACGAGCAAAGGGCAACTGGTCGTGCCATCCAGGCTCAGGAAAAAGTACGGCATTAAACCCGGAACAAAAGTCTGTTTTATTGAACGTGATAATGAAATCTTGTTTCAACCTGTCACCCCTGAATATATCCGGAGTGTATGTGGCATTTTAAAGAGCAATACTTCAGTGACGCAAGAGTTGCTTAAAGAACGGGCAAAAGATAAAGAAAAAGAGAAAGAAAAATATTGA
- a CDS encoding type II toxin-antitoxin system VapC family toxin, translated as MKKTVVVVDSYAILVFLFQQNGYEKVIALFEKAAEKDIPVLMTSINWAEVRYMIERKSGTDRWNEVRPKLLGLPLDIISCDHSLAESAGEIKAFHKMSLADCFCAALAKQEGAEVYTGDPEFRSVEKDIKIVWL; from the coding sequence TTGAAAAAAACAGTTGTCGTCGTCGATAGCTATGCAATCCTTGTTTTTTTATTCCAGCAAAATGGATATGAAAAAGTGATTGCGTTATTTGAAAAAGCCGCGGAAAAGGATATTCCCGTTTTAATGACTTCAATCAACTGGGCTGAAGTACGCTATATGATTGAACGAAAATCGGGAACCGACAGGTGGAATGAAGTGCGGCCTAAACTCCTGGGACTTCCACTCGATATTATTTCATGTGATCATTCTCTCGCCGAGTCTGCCGGTGAAATCAAAGCTTTTCATAAAATGTCCCTTGCGGATTGTTTTTGCGCGGCGCTGGCAAAACAGGAAGGCGCGGAAGTCTATACGGGCGATCCTGAGTTCAGATCCGTCGAGAAAGATATAAAGATTGTTTGGCTATAA
- the nth gene encoding endonuclease III produces MIESKTLLKLFDQAIPEPEIELKHSNPLELLVATILSAQCTDERVNKVTEVLFKKYKTAQDYAKADPAIFEKEIQSTGFYKNKAKNVIAAAQAMVKQYQGNVPNIMEELTTLPGVGRKTANVILGGWFKQPAIVVDTHVKRVSKRLGLTESEDPEVIEKDLQKLFPREKWTKISHQILLFGRYSCKARSPKCEGCKFYQTCISKGKW; encoded by the coding sequence ATGATTGAATCTAAAACCTTATTAAAGCTGTTTGATCAGGCGATTCCGGAGCCTGAAATCGAATTGAAGCATTCTAATCCTCTCGAACTGTTAGTCGCGACGATTCTTTCGGCGCAATGCACCGATGAGCGGGTCAATAAAGTTACAGAGGTTCTTTTTAAAAAATATAAAACCGCCCAGGATTACGCAAAGGCTGATCCGGCCATTTTTGAAAAAGAGATTCAATCTACCGGTTTTTATAAAAACAAGGCCAAAAATGTGATCGCGGCGGCCCAGGCGATGGTTAAACAGTACCAAGGAAATGTCCCCAACATCATGGAGGAATTGACAACATTGCCCGGAGTAGGGAGAAAAACCGCCAATGTGATTCTCGGAGGATGGTTTAAACAACCTGCCATTGTCGTGGATACTCATGTCAAAAGGGTTTCAAAAAGATTAGGTTTAACAGAATCGGAAGATCCAGAAGTCATAGAAAAGGATTTACAGAAATTGTTTCCAAGAGAAAAATGGACGAAAATCTCCCACCAGATTTTATTATTTGGCCGTTATTCTTGTAAAGCCAGGTCCCCAAAATGTGAAGGGTGTAAATTTTATCAAACTTGTATAAGCAAAGGAAAATGGTGA
- a CDS encoding c-type cytochrome — translation MMKIQPIIFTAILLFCFSFSNGYSLAAERDPLLPRVPKDLLPKVKEMKNPFPETPENIAKGKEIFEGKGTCYVCHGKEGKGDGTAASGLEPSPRNFTNPAFHAARTDGELYWVIKNGSPGTAMIPMVGSTIDEEEAWYVLLYERTFNKK, via the coding sequence ATGATGAAAATTCAACCTATTATTTTTACAGCTATTTTATTATTTTGTTTCTCTTTTTCTAACGGTTATTCATTAGCCGCTGAGCGGGATCCTTTGCTCCCGAGGGTTCCCAAAGACCTCTTGCCAAAGGTAAAAGAGATGAAAAACCCTTTTCCGGAAACTCCTGAAAATATTGCCAAAGGAAAAGAAATATTCGAAGGGAAGGGGACCTGTTATGTTTGCCATGGGAAGGAAGGAAAGGGTGATGGAACGGCCGCTTCGGGTCTCGAACCCTCTCCAAGGAATTTTACCAATCCCGCTTTTCATGCCGCGAGAACCGATGGAGAGTTATATTGGGTGATTAAAAACGGAAGCCCCGGCACGGCGATGATCCCAATGGTAGGAAGCACGATTGACGAAGAAGAGGCGTGGTACGTTTTATTATATGAACGGACTTTTAACAAGAAGTAA
- a CDS encoding methionine adenosyltransferase — protein sequence MSKESHLFTSESVTEGHPDKIADQISDAVLDAIIAQDPTCRVACETMLTTGLAFVAGEITTSCYVEIPDVVRETIKNIGYTRAKYGFDYETCGVMTSIHNQSPDIAMGVDTGGAGDQGLMFGYATNETPELMPMPILLAHRLTKKLTELRKNNSLDFLRPDGKSQVTIEYIDGKPRFVNTVVISTQHAPDVKMNELREAIIEKVIKPVIPAELIDPKKIIYHINPTGRFVTGGPMGDTGLTGRKIIVDTYGGMGRHGGGAFSGKDPSKVDRSACYMARYVAKNLIAAGIAEKCEVQLAYAIGVADPISILVDTFNTSDLPHDKITRLVRDHFPLTPKGMIDHLRLRRPIYKKTAAYGHFGRTEPEFTWERTDLADTIKKAAGL from the coding sequence ATGAGTAAAGAGAGTCATTTGTTCACCTCCGAATCGGTAACGGAAGGGCATCCCGATAAGATTGCTGACCAGATTTCCGATGCGGTTTTAGATGCGATTATTGCCCAGGATCCGACCTGCAGAGTCGCCTGTGAGACGATGTTAACGACAGGGTTAGCGTTTGTCGCAGGGGAGATTACCACATCCTGTTATGTTGAAATTCCCGATGTGGTCAGAGAAACGATTAAAAATATTGGTTATACGAGAGCCAAATACGGGTTTGATTATGAAACCTGCGGGGTCATGACCTCTATTCATAACCAGTCGCCTGATATTGCGATGGGAGTGGATACAGGGGGGGCTGGAGATCAAGGGCTTATGTTTGGATACGCCACCAATGAAACGCCCGAACTGATGCCCATGCCGATTCTTTTAGCTCACCGTTTGACCAAGAAATTGACTGAATTGAGAAAAAATAACAGTTTGGATTTTTTGAGACCGGATGGAAAATCGCAAGTCACTATTGAATATATCGACGGAAAGCCGAGATTTGTCAATACGGTTGTTATTTCCACTCAACATGCTCCCGATGTAAAAATGAACGAGTTGCGTGAAGCGATTATTGAAAAAGTCATTAAACCGGTGATTCCGGCGGAACTTATTGATCCTAAAAAAATCATCTACCATATTAACCCGACCGGCCGCTTTGTAACCGGAGGCCCGATGGGAGATACCGGTTTGACAGGGCGAAAAATCATTGTCGATACCTACGGCGGCATGGGTCGGCATGGCGGAGGGGCCTTTTCAGGAAAAGATCCGTCGAAGGTCGACCGTTCGGCCTGCTATATGGCCCGTTATGTCGCCAAAAATTTAATCGCGGCGGGCATTGCTGAAAAGTGCGAAGTTCAGCTGGCCTATGCGATTGGGGTGGCCGATCCGATTTCGATTCTGGTGGATACGTTTAACACGTCTGACCTTCCCCATGACAAAATCACCAGGCTTGTTCGCGATCATTTCCCGTTAACGCCAAAGGGGATGATCGACCATTTAAGGTTAAGAAGACCGATATATAAAAAGACGGCTGCTTATGGACATTTTGGAAGAACGGAGCCTGAATTTACCTGGGAAAGAACCGACCTGGCCGATACGATCAAAAAAGCCGCCGGGTTGTAA
- a CDS encoding adenosylhomocysteinase, with the protein MEYDIKDIKLAEKGKLRIEWAEQNMPVLRLIKKRFRKEKPLAGLRVSACLHVTTETANLMETLKIGGAEVLICASNPLSTQDDVAAALVDRFGIPTFAIKGEDNKTYYSHIQAALNYRPAITMDDGADLVSTLHSERPELLKHVVGGTEETTTGVIRLRSMADKKVLKFPVISVNDADTKHMFDNRYGTGQSTLDGFLRATNRLVAGSVFVVAGYGWCGRGLALRAHGMGANVIVTEIDPLKALEAVMDGYRVMPMTEAASLGDFFCTVTGDLKVLRKEHFAVMKDGAIVANSGHFNVEIDIPALEKMARKKRVIREFVDEYTLPNGRRINLLGEGRLINLASAEGHPSSVMDMSFANQALSAEYMVKNASQLEKKVYAVPKEIDKEIARLKLDGLGIHIDKLTREQEKYLASWEMGTYSPIRR; encoded by the coding sequence ATGGAATACGATATTAAAGATATAAAATTGGCTGAAAAAGGGAAGTTAAGAATTGAATGGGCGGAACAAAATATGCCGGTTCTCCGTCTGATTAAGAAAAGATTCAGGAAAGAAAAGCCTTTGGCCGGGTTAAGGGTGTCAGCCTGTCTTCATGTGACCACTGAGACGGCTAATTTGATGGAAACGCTTAAGATCGGCGGAGCAGAGGTTTTAATCTGCGCGTCAAATCCGCTGAGCACTCAGGATGATGTGGCGGCGGCCCTTGTCGACCGGTTTGGGATTCCAACCTTTGCCATAAAAGGGGAAGATAATAAAACCTATTATAGCCATATCCAGGCGGCTTTAAATTATAGACCCGCGATTACGATGGATGACGGGGCAGACCTGGTTTCCACGCTTCATTCCGAACGGCCTGAACTTCTAAAGCATGTCGTGGGGGGGACAGAAGAAACGACAACCGGTGTCATCAGGCTTCGAAGTATGGCGGACAAAAAGGTCTTGAAATTTCCGGTCATTTCGGTCAATGACGCTGACACGAAACATATGTTTGATAATCGGTATGGAACAGGACAGAGCACGCTGGATGGGTTTTTGAGAGCGACCAACCGGTTAGTGGCGGGGTCTGTGTTTGTCGTGGCAGGTTATGGGTGGTGTGGAAGAGGTTTAGCCTTACGGGCCCACGGAATGGGCGCCAATGTGATCGTGACAGAGATCGACCCCTTAAAAGCGCTGGAAGCGGTGATGGATGGTTACCGCGTGATGCCGATGACCGAGGCTGCGTCCCTGGGAGATTTCTTCTGTACGGTGACCGGCGACCTTAAGGTTCTCCGTAAGGAGCACTTTGCCGTAATGAAAGATGGCGCGATCGTTGCCAATTCAGGTCATTTCAATGTGGAAATCGACATCCCGGCCCTTGAAAAAATGGCCAGGAAGAAAAGAGTGATTCGGGAATTTGTGGATGAATATACCCTTCCAAACGGCCGCAGGATTAATCTTCTGGGGGAGGGAAGACTGATTAATCTGGCTTCCGCGGAAGGACATCCTTCCTCGGTGATGGATATGAGCTTTGCCAACCAGGCGTTATCCGCGGAATATATGGTTAAGAATGCCTCCCAGCTTGAAAAGAAAGTCTATGCGGTTCCAAAGGAAATTGATAAAGAAATCGCCCGGTTGAAATTGGACGGGTTGGGAATTCATATTGATAAGCTGACGCGTGAGCAGGAAAAGTATCTGGCGTCCTGGGAAATGGGCACCTATAGTCCGATACGTCGATAA
- a CDS encoding acetyl-CoA carboxylase carboxyltransferase subunit beta translates to MAWFKRTNRLEPSEGRRVKIPEGLWVKCNNCRELVYRKELEKNFHVCPKCDYHFPISVEERIALILDEGSFKERDAAMEPTDPLNFKDILRYKDRLKVYQEKTGQRDAFIYGDGLINGLPVVFGVFNFSFMGGSMGCVVGEKIVRAAERSAETRHPLILVSSSGGARMQEGIFSLMQMVKTSAAVARLHEAGVPFISILTDPTFGGVTASFSMLGDIHIAEPKALIGFTGPRVIEQTIKQQLPEGFQRSEFLMEHGMLDMIVERKKLKETLSHLAGFFIS, encoded by the coding sequence ATGGCGTGGTTTAAAAGGACGAACCGACTCGAACCCTCTGAAGGACGTCGGGTAAAAATCCCGGAAGGTCTCTGGGTTAAATGCAATAACTGCAGGGAGTTGGTTTATCGAAAAGAGCTGGAAAAAAACTTTCATGTTTGCCCGAAGTGCGATTATCATTTTCCGATTTCTGTTGAGGAACGGATTGCCCTGATTCTGGATGAGGGGAGTTTTAAGGAACGCGACGCCGCAATGGAGCCGACCGACCCCCTGAATTTTAAAGACATTTTGAGATATAAAGACCGTCTGAAGGTTTATCAGGAGAAAACGGGGCAGAGGGACGCCTTCATTTACGGGGATGGCCTGATTAACGGTCTGCCTGTGGTTTTTGGAGTTTTTAATTTTAGCTTCATGGGCGGGAGCATGGGGTGTGTGGTGGGAGAAAAAATCGTCCGTGCGGCCGAAAGGTCGGCTGAAACTCGTCACCCCCTTATTTTGGTCAGTTCTTCCGGCGGGGCCAGAATGCAGGAGGGGATTTTTTCTCTCATGCAGATGGTAAAGACGTCCGCGGCCGTGGCCAGACTTCACGAAGCCGGCGTTCCTTTTATTTCTATTTTAACCGACCCGACCTTTGGAGGTGTCACCGCCAGTTTTTCAATGTTGGGTGACATTCATATAGCGGAACCGAAGGCGTTAATCGGTTTTACAGGTCCCCGGGTAATCGAACAGACCATTAAACAACAGCTTCCGGAAGGATTTCAAAGGTCTGAATTTCTAATGGAACACGGGATGCTGGATATGATCGTCGAAAGAAAGAAATTAAAAGAAACTTTAAGTCACCTGGCAGGCTTTTTTATTTCGTAA